A stretch of DNA from Gammaproteobacteria bacterium CG11_big_fil_rev_8_21_14_0_20_46_22:
AAGCTCACGATCAACGGCATCGCCATGCAACACGGTACTAGACTGCAACTCAGAAGCAATATACTCCGCACGATCACGATTTTGTTCGATCACTTTAATATCGTATTTAAGCTCTAGCGCACGTGCCACACTTAAGCCAACGTTACCACCACCTGCAATAAGAATACGCTTGTACGGATTATCTAATCGGCGCAGTGCTGACATCACTTTACGAATGTGTTCGCTGGCGGCAATAAAAAAGACCTCATCACCCACTTCTAACACCGTATCGCCTTTGGGTGTGATCGCACGATTTTGGCGAAACACGGCCACGACACGCGCCTCAAGATTCAACTCTTGACGCAAAGCACCCACACTTTTACCGACCAGGGGCCCACCAAAAAACGGCTTGATGGCCACAAGCTTCACTTTGCCTTCAGCAAAATCCAAAACCTGCAAGGCACCGGGGTGCTCGACCAAACGGCGAATATTGCTGGTGACCAATTGCTCGGGGCTAATAAAGACATCGACCGGCAGATTTTCTCGGCTATAAAGTTTGGGATAACGAAAATATTCGGTTGCACGAATCCGTGCGATCTTGGTGGGTAAACTAAACAAAGAATACGCGACCTGGCAAGCAACTAAATTCACTTCATCGTTATTCGTCACGGCGATGAGCATATCAGCATCATCCGCACCGGCTTTTTTCAACACAGTGGGATACGATGCATTACCTAATACGGTGTTTAAATCCAAGCGTGATTGTAAGTTTTTAAGGCGTTGATCATTGTGATCAACCACGGTGACATCATGGCCTTCAAACACCAAGTTTTCAGCCAATGTGCCGCCGACCTGGTTACCCCCTAGAATGACAATTTTCATAAGGACAATGTACCTTCAAAAACAAAACTAGCCGGCCCCGTTAAATACAAAGCATCCTGCGATTGCGAGCAATCCACACTTAGTCTACCACCCGCTTGTTGAATATCCACCCTTTCATCGACAAGATTTTGCTCAAATGCCGCAAGCGCACAGGCTATCGCACCACTGCCGCAAGCCAAGGTTTCGCCCGCACCGCGCTCAAACACACGAAGATCAATTTGCGTGCGATTGCGCACACAGGCAAAACCCACATTCACGCTGTGAGGGAATTGTTGGTGCGCTTGAAGTAGACGCGCTATTTCGACATGACCCTTAGCATGAATATCCTCGACAAACATCACGTAATGAGGGTTACCAATATCAATAAAACTACCCTCCAAGGTTTGCTCACCGATGTTAACGTGATAAGGAATCACACACTCATTGGCCGAAGGTAAAACCAAACGGTATTGACCATCGCCTTCATTATGCAGTGTTAAGCGATCGCGGCCGGTGTAAAAACTCACCGTGTCACCCTGAACCAAACCCCGATCAAAGACATAATGCGCCAAAGCCCGCGCGCCATTACCGCATTGGTAAACACGCCCGCCATCGGCATTGAAAATCCAATAATCAAAATCCGCTTTAGGTACGCTCGCCGGCGCCAAAGCCAGCAACTGATCGCAACCCACACCAAAATGGCGATCGGCGATGAACTGGACATTCTCAGGGGTTAAGACGTTGCCGGCCTCGCACACATTGACAACGACGAAGTCATTGCCCAGCGCTTGCATCTTGCTGAACGTGAGTTTCATGCTGTGCCTTAGTATTGGTTGAAATCGGTTTCGTCGGAGCTTTTTCAGATGGCAAATACAAAGGACCCATTTGCCCACAGGCTGATAATAAAAGCGCACCTAGCGTTAAACAGAAAAATTGAAAACCGCGTTGCATCGTTTTACCTTGCAAAACACAGATGATACGGCTTGGGCCTTTCAACATCAAGCGGCTTGTCATCCCCGCAAAGAACAAGTATTGTCATTGCTACGTGTGGTCACAGCCGTGATAATCCAATGCATTACCCTGTAGAACACTTCAGAGCCTGACCGCCGTGTTTGAAAGCGCTCATTTCAAGGCTGTGTGAGGCAGGACGCCGAACCCAGAGCCCCCAGGGATGGGTTGATGGCGTCCTTGAAATGAGCGTTTTTAAACACAAGTAGGCAGGCGAGCAAGTTGCACAACAACATTAAAACAGAACTCGAGATTGATATTCATGAATAACAACACCCTCATCAAAGAACCCAGCCAAACCGCCGACAGCAGCATCATCTGGTTACACGGCCTGGGCGCGAGCGCGAACGACTTTGCACCCATCGTGCCAATTCTAAACCTGCCAAACACGCGCTTTATTTTCCCGAATGCACCTGTTCGCCCAGTTACCCTTAATATGGGCATAGAAATGCCCGCTTGGTACGATATTTTCAGCCTGGATCGTTTTTCCAAACAAGATGAAGCCGGCATCAAAGCCTCGGCCCAGACCGTTGGGTCCTTAATCCAAGCCGAAGTCGACAAAGGCATTAAAACAGAACGCATCGTGCTGGCCGGTTTTTCGCAAGGCGCGGCCATGGTGCTTTACACCGGTACACGGTTTGAACACAAGCTTGCCGGCATACTCGCGCTCTCTGGCTATTTGCCCCTGGGCGATCAGCTCGCGGCGGAAAAATCACACGCCAACCTCAACACCCCGATTTTCATCGCTCATGGCGATTACGATGCCGTGGTACCACCCAATTTTGCCGAGCTGACCATGGACACCTTAAACCAGGCCGGCTTTTCACCCACGCTAAACCGCTATCCCATGGAACACAGCGTATCGGATCAAGAAGTGCGCGATATTCGTGAGCGCTTAAGGGCTTGGCAGATATAGGCGCAAAAATAACTTTATCCAAAGCAGGCGGCGACAAACCGCAGGCTGATCCGCTATACTAGCGCCTCACTCTGCGTGGGGTATCGTGATGCAGCGCATATGGCGTAACAATCAGCTCTCAACTTGGCGGCCCAACGCCTGGGATGGCGTGGCGCTGGTTATTGTCGGCGCGATTTTTGCCCTCCTAGCCTACGGCGCCCAACAAATGGCCGCTCCGTATCATATCGGCGAGCAAATCCCCATCTCGCTGGGTATCAGCCAACTTCCTTATTACGCGCTGCGCACCATTTTTCGCATGATACTGGCGATGGTGATTTCTCTATTGTTTAGTTTTATTGTCGGCACGCTCGCGGCCAAAAACAAACACGCCGAGCGTTTGATCATCCCCGCGATCGATATTTTACAATCCGTGCCTGTATTGGGTTTTCTTTCTATCACCGTGGTGGGCTTTATTAAATTTTTCCCCAACAGCATTTTAGGGCCTGAGTGCGCCGCAATTTTTGCGATTTTCGTCGCGCAAGTGTGGAACATTACACTAGGCCTGTACCAAAGCCTTCGCAATGTGCCGCACGAGCTCAAAGAAGCCGCGTCTATGTTTCACCTCTCGGCGTGGCAACGTTACTGGCGTGTGGAGATTCCTTTTGCGCTGCCAAGCCTTATTTGGAATATGATGCTCTCCATGTCAGCCGGCTGGTTTTTCGTGACCGTGTGCGAGGCCATTTCCGTCAATCATCAAACCATTCTATTGCCCGGTGTCGGCTCCTACATTGCCGTGGCGATCGAAAAAGCCAACACCGATGCCGTGATTGCCGCTATCGTCACGATGCTCGTGGTGATCATGCTGTATGATCAAATCCTCTTTCGTCCACTGATTCGCTGGTCCGATCGGTTTAAATTTGAAGCCAGTATCGACGAAGAGAAACCAAGTTCTCTGTTTGTCAGTATTCTGGAACGGACACGATTACTCACCCTGATTGGCCAATTCTTCACAACAGCCTTCACCTTGTTTGTGAACCTAAACCTCGGTCAAAAGCGCAGAATTCTAGACCCCGAAGTTTTAGAACGACCCAAAACGTACAAAGCGATCATCTCCATCTGGTTGTGGTATAGCCTAGTCATCATTTCAGGGCTGCTTGCTGTCGTTGCCTTGCTCGGTTTCATTTTCCACTCGCTTTCAGCACACGAAGTGTTTCATGTCTTATTGCTCGGCGTGTACACGACCTTGCGTGTGGCGATTTTGATTGTGATCTGCTCGCTGATTTGGGTGCCGGTGGGTGTGTGGATCGGCATGCGCCCGCGCGCCACACACATTGCCCAACCCATCGCGCAATTTCTCGCCGCCTTCCCCGCCAATCTCATTTTCCCCGTGGTGGTTATGGCGATTATTCACTTCCACTTGAACGTGAATATCTGGACCACCCCCTTAATGATTTTAGGCACGCAATGGTACTTATTATTTAATATCATCGCCGGTGCCAGTACACTGCCGAAAGATCTTTACCAGGTCACGCAAAACTTTGGCGTGAAGGGTTGGCTGTGGTGGCGCAAGTTTATTTTGCCCGGTATTTTCCCCTACTACGTCACAGGTGCAATCACGGCCGCCGGCGGCGCATGGAATGCGAGCATTGTGGCCGAAGTGGTGAACTGGGGTCACCATGTGTTACGCGCCACCGGACTTGGCGCGTACATCAGCACCTACACCACCAGCGGGGATTTTCCGCGCATTGCTTTGGGCATTGGTATTATGTGCGTATATGTTTTACTATTTAACCGACTCGTTTGGCAGCCTTTGTATAATTTGGCTGAGAAACGATACCGAATGTTTTAAATAGATTGCCGCGCCCATCGTCGCTAACGCGACGACGTGGCTCGCAATGACAGGGCTTGGCACAACCATGGCAAACACATTACTCGAAATTAAAAACGTTAAAAAACTCTTTCGAAGCGATGCCTCACAAGAGCTGCTAGTCTTGGATGATGTCAACTTCACCATGCGCGAGGGCGAAATTGTCGCGCTCGTCGGCCGCTCGGGTTCAGGCAAATCCACCTTGCTGCGCATCATGGCAGGTTTAATCGAAGCCACCAGTGGCGATGTGAAATACCGCGGCCAAACGATTGACGGGCCACAAAATGGCATCTCCATGGTGTTCCAACATTTTGCGCTACTGCCTTGGCTTACCGTTTTACAAAACGTGGAGCTAGGCCTTGAAGCCCAGGGCGTCGATAAACAAGAACGACGAAAACGCGCCTTAAAAGCGATTGATATTGTCGGTCTCGATGGCTTTGAATCCGCCTTTCCCAAAGAACTCTCCGGCGGTATGCGCCAGCGTGTCGGCTTGGCTCGCGCCTTAGTCGTGAACCCCGACCTGTTATTAATGGATGAGCCCTTTTCAGCGCTGGATGTACTCACCGCGGACAACCTTCGCAGTGATTTACTGGATTTATGGGATGACCAACAAGCGCAGCTCGGCTCTATCTTAATCGTGACACACAATATCGAAGAAGCCATCTTGATGGCGGATCGTATTTTAATTTTTGATGCCAACCCCGGCCGTGTGAAGCACGAGCTGAAAGTGAATTTAAAACGCCCGCGTGACGATGAAACGCCAGGCTTTCGTCAGCTCATGCATCAAATTTATACGCTTATGACGACGTCTGATGCCACACTCTCTGCGCATACCGAGATTGACCTCAGTTACCGCGTGCCCGACGCAAAAGTCTCGGAGCTTTCAGGCTTAATTGAAACCATCGCCGAAGAAGAATTACCGGGTGCGATCAGTTACTCTGACTTGGCTGAGCTCACACAGCTCGACGTGGATGAATTAATTTCCTTGACCGAAGTATTGGACATTTTGCAGTTCATTAAAACCAACGATGGCCGCATTGAACTGACCCGCGCCGGCGAATCTTTCGCCGAGTCTGAAATTCTTGAACAGAAAGAATTGTTTGCCAAGCATTTGCTAAACCACATCCCAATCGTGAAGCATATCGTCACCACGTTAAAGCGACGTTACAACCACCGCGTGTCAAAAAAATTCTTCTTAGCAGAACTTGAAGAATACTTCAGCGATGACGATGCCGATCGCGTCTTACGTATTGTGATCGAATGGGGACGATACGCGGAGCTTTTCGCCTACGATGACAACACCGGTAAACTCAGCTTGGAAGACCCTGAATAATGAGCCTATTCAACACGGTTGCGATCATTTTATTCATAGCCATGGTGATTACCTACATCAACCATCGCTTTATCAAATTGCATACAACGATTGCGACCATGGCCGCCGCACTCATTGTTTCGATTATCATTTCTTTACTGAATCACATCGGCCTGCACGAATACCACCACGAAGTGCGAGAGTTTGTCGCGCATATTGATTTTCACAAACTGGTGATGAATTTCATGCTAGGCCTGCTGCTCTTTGCCGGCAGCCTGACCATTGATCTCACCCAACTCAAACAACAACGCTTGGAAATTGGCGTCTTGGCCTTTGTCAGCACCATTGCTTCAGCGTTTATTATCGCCACCGTTTTATATTATTTACTGCAGCTTTTTGGTGTGCCCATGGGCTACGCGTATTGTTTATTGTTCGGCAGCTTAATTTCCCCCACCGACCCCATCGCCGTGCTAGCCATCTTTAAACAAGTGGGGGCGCCGAAAAACCTAGAAACGGCGGTATCTGCCGAAGCTTTGTTTAACGATGGCGTGGGTGTTGTCTTGTTTATCACGGCCTATCATGTAGCCTTTGGCGGCGGACATGTGCATGCTGGCGATGTGATCTGGCTATTTTGTCGCGAAGCCATTGGCGGCTTAATTTACGGTATTGTGTTCGGTTATATCTTGTGCGTATTGTTGCGCCCTTTGCGCGATATGAAATTAGAGATCATGTTCTCGATCATTATGGTGATCGCCGCCTACGCGTTGGCCCAATCCATTGAAATCTCAGGGCCATTGGCCATGGTGGCCGCGGGTATTTTTGTGGCGAACTTTCGCCGCCACGAAACCCTGCTGCCTTTGTCACGCCATTACATGGAAAACATTTGGGAGATGATCGACGAGATTTTAAATACGGTGTTATTTTTACTGCTGGGTTTTGAAATTTTAGTGGTGAACTATGACTGGACGAAAATCATCGTCTCACTCTGCGTGATTGCGCTGACTTTACTCGTGCGTTACTTAGTGGTGGCCTTACCGATGACCGCGCTTCGCCCGTGGCGACAAAAAATCCCTTATGCCATCAGTATTTTAAGCTGGGGTGGTTTACGCGGTGGTCTCGCCGTAGCATTAGCGCTGGCGCTACCCGCCGGTGAGATCCGCTCTTGGATTTTAGCGCTCACCTACGCGGTGGTGGTGTTCTCGATACTCGTTCAAGGCACCACCATCAAGCCGCTGGTGCGATTAAGCCGCCGCTGAAGCAGCAACCGAGGCAGTGGCAGCTGCTTTATCAGAACCTGCAACAACGTTCTGTTGCGCACGATCATGAGCAAGCCACCAATCAAGCCCCACAGTTAGCATACCCAAAAAACAACCGGCACTCGCCCCCCAGAAAACCAAGGGCGCACCGCCTAGCATGGCACCGCCTACGCAAGCCGCAACGCCTGAAAACAACAAGGCCGTAAAAATATTGGGAATCGCATGGTGTCGCCTGCTCGCATTTGAAATAACAGAAGCTGCCGCATGCAAGCTGGCAGCTAATGCGATGCCAATCATCACCGATGTAAAGCCTTTCGCATCAATCGTCGTATTTTCTTGCTGCTCTTGAGTCGAGCCAAAGTGAGTCACGATAGACCCGGTGACAAAAACAGCCCCAGCAAGGTTTGCAAGCGCATTGAGAAAACTTGAGCACATCATCAGCACCTTGGCCGCTTTTGGGGGCTCAACAGCCTGAGGTATTAGCGGCGCACTTTCGCCTCCTGATGGAGTTTTTTGGCGCAAACTTCTTGCCAAGCGAATACCATTAAATAAGCCAAAACCCGTCTCGCTAAGCTGGCCAACCAGCACCCCTGCGATAAACCAAAAAGCCGCAGTGCTGCTAACCCAGGCAAGGTTAGTAAAAACGCCCAAAGTTACAGCTAACGACGGCAAAAGAATCGACACGGCAATACCGCGCTGAGCCACCTCGGCTCGGGGCAATACCGCACAACATTTGGTTTCTTCAGACATAATGATCACCTCAATGAATTTTGGGCCAATGCTAGACCCGAATGCTTAAGGAATTATTAAGACTATTGTGGCACTGTCTGCGCAGAAAGATCCCGCATGATTCCGGGCACAACAGGGGATAACTCGCCCTCTTCTGTGAAAAATACTGGTGAAATCCTAGCTCGGCGTCGACACAAGCACCCCACAGACCTTGAGGTCTGTTTTTCACTGAGCGCATTGACCTGGGCCAACAGCTGGGCCGGTAGGCTATTCGAATCATTCAGCAACTCCTTGAGCTCATTATAACGAGCAGAATCTTCCAAGCGAGCGATCGCTTGAAATACGTAGCAGTCTATCAAACCTCGTCTTCGTCCCTTACCGATTAAACCTGGCGAGAGAATTTTCGCCCGCTCACGCAAATCTAGATCAGGGCAACGCGCCAAAAGATACTGAAAGTACGCCAAACGCTGATAAACAGGATCAGAAAACGTTTTAGCAAACACAGCTTCAGCCAATTTGTTTAAAATCGTCTCAAAGTGTTGAGCGGCAAGACCTTCTGCATGCTCAGCTAGCAATTTCTCTGCTTTTCGCTCAGTTTTTAGCCCAAGTTCATTGCCATCGCGATCAAACAGTTTATGGCTTAACACATTCGCCGATACTCCTAAGATCCCGCGCTCTTTGTACGCCGCCAAAACACCAGGATCATCATCAATGGCAATAATGTCACGAGAATCAACACCATGCTTTTTCGCTGCGATCAGTGCGCTTAAGGCCTTATTGTGCTGAGTGAGCACGAAGCTAAAACATTTTTTCTGATGCTTGAGCGGTCTCTCGACTTTTTGATCCAGGCTGTGATAAACATGCTGGGCTCTAGGCTCACGATCAGGAACCCAGATTTGCACGCTATTTTCTTGCCGATTAAACCAAGAGGGGCGACCGCGCTCAAACTCTTCTTTTAACCCCTTGCACACTTCCATACAAAGATCATCAAAACCTTGCTTGTTTGTGATCACGATGCTAGCAAACTGAAGCTTAACGCCAAAAAAACCTGCGATCCCGCGCATGAGATCAAGCGCTAAGATAATATCTTTCGGATTCTTATTCCAAGCCTCTGAGGCTGTCTCTTTCAAAAAATTCAAGAGTGTACCGTCAACATCCCAAGCCAACAGCACTTTTTTTATTCTTCTCATTATGGTCACTCTTAGAGATGGCTGGAAACCAGCTTACACCCAAAAGCTTAACCTTTTATGAAGACAACTATTTTAAAGCCTGATACGCCGCCAACGCCCGATCTCGCGCCATCTTATGATCCACCATGGGCTCTGGGTAATTTCTTCCCAGTTTAACACCGGCACTTTCCAAAATTTTTTCAGACGCGGCCCAGGGTTGATGCACGTATTTATTCGGTAAATCCGCAATTTCAGGCACCCAACGGCGAACATACTCACCCTGTGCATCGAACTTTTCGCCTTGAAGTACCGGGTTAAACATTCGAAAATACGGCGCAGCATCGGCGCCACAACCCGCCACCCACTGCCAACTGGCGCTATTGTTCGCTAAATCCGCATCGAGCAAGGTATCCCAAAACCATTGCTCACCACGGCGCCAGTCGATTAACAAATGCTTTATTAAAAATGAAGCAACGACCATGCGCACGCGATTATGCATAGTGCCTGTCACCCAAAGCTCACGCATCCCCGCATCCACAATCGGGTAACCCGTTTGACCACGACACCATTGCTCAAAGGCTTTGTCACTTTTCGACCAAGCCATACCATTAAAGAGCGGCTTGAAATTTTTGCTCGGCAAGTCCGGGTTGTAATGCAACAGCGACATGGAAAACTCGCGCCAACCCATCTCTGACAAAAACTTTTCAATCGCAGCGGATAAATGTGGTGATTCGCTTGAAAGCGCTAATAGCTCAATGCAAAGTTGGTTCACACTGATTTCACCAAAGTGCAGATGCGGCGACAGATGCGACGTGGCTCGGATAGCCGGTATGTCACGCCCTGTCGCGTAATCGGCCAAACCCTCTTCCACAAAACGCTCAAACGCTTTTTTAGCGCCGATCTCACCGGGCTGCCAGTGTGGCTCAAAGGATTTCGCCCAGTTGGGTTTTTCGGGCAATAATCTCCAATCGTCTAAAAGCTCAGAAGCCGCTGGCTTAGCTTGAGCTAAAGAGCCCAAACGTTTGACTGGGTGCAATACGATCTGCCGACGCAGAGCACGCCAAAACGGGGTAAACACTTTAAAATACTCACCCTGACCGTTGAGCACTTGCCCGGGTGCATGCAAATAATTCCCCTGAAAAACCTTACACTCGACCGATTGCTCTATAAGCCAATCTTTTAAACGCTTGTCTTTCTCAAGCCAAGCTGGCTCGTACACGCGGTGCCACACCACCGCATTCACCTTATGAGACTTTATGAGCTCGGCAAAAATAGTTTTGGGGTCGCCGCTGCGCAAGATAAGCTGCACACCTCGCTTAGCTAAAGTGTTCTCAAGCGTCGTTAAGCTATGGTGCAACCACCAATTTTGCGCCTCACCCTGATCACTTTCATCATAAATATAGAGTGGTAGCACGCTCAAACCGCTGCTCGCTGCATACTGCAAGGCTGCATGATCAACCAGACGCAAATCCCTGCGAAACCAAACAATGATGGACGACACAAAACACTCCTTACGCTTTCGCTGAAACTATAACATACACTTGTTAAAGCGTGTAATATCCGCTAACGTCGTAGTATCCGAATCATGAAGGGATTGATCATGCTCAGAAAAGCTAAAACGACGACTAAAAGTACCATTAAGCAAATAAAAACGTCCCTACCCAAACCGATCAAGAAAATCCCAATTGATGGAGTGCGCATCAATGGCAAGTTGCTCACCAAAGAGCAAAAAATTATCCGAAAACTCTCTGATCGCATTGTCAGAGCACAGCGCCCCATCCGTATTTTAGAAGCCATTCGCTGGGAAGATGATGTTAGACGCACCTTCTTTAAGTCCAAGTTTAAAAAATTGCCAAAAGTGAACGCCGCCTATTACAAAAAGAAAAAAATCGCTTATAACTTTGACGAAAAAATTGGGGAATTTGAACACATTGAAGCGAAAATTCGCTCGCAGCTCGGCCAATTTTGTAGCGCAAGCCGCATGATGCAAGCCATGTGCCAAGAGTACGTTTCTGTTTTGAAAATGCTAAAAAGCCGCGGCACGCCGGATTTTGGCTTATATTCTTCACACCTTTATGGCTCAACGAGTGATGCGCTATACGCAGGTGCGCCAAAACTGCGCGACATTGCGGCCAATATCGCCGAAACCTTAGAAAACATCGCCGGACAGGCGAAAAACAAGCGTGATGACAAACGCTACAGCGCGAAAGAAGCGGCTGCCATTATGCAAACCAAGCTTCGTCACTATTTTCATGCGCACGAACATCGTATCAAAGTGTCCGCGAGCTCAGATATCGTCGCCGATGCCGCCGCCGGTGCTGAGCAAATTAAAATGAATTCGAAAGTACGATTCAGCGATAGAAACATTCGCCAACTGGAAGTACACGAAGGCTGGGTGCATTTGGGCACCACCTTAAACGGCTTGGAGCAACCGATTTGTACTTTCCTCAGTAAAGGCACGCCCTCTGCGACTATCACCCAAGAAGGGCTTGCGATCATTGTTGAAGTTTTATCATTGTCGTGCTACCCGTCTCGCGTTGCACGCATCAACAACCGTGTTATCGCCACTGACATGGCACAAAACGGCGCGGACTTTATTGAAGTATTTAACTACTTTATGGAACACGCTCACGACGAGCACGAAGCCTACAACAATACAGCCCGTATTTTTAGAGGCAGTACAGCTAACGGCAAACCCTTCACTAAAGATTTAGCGTACACAAAAGGCTTTATCTCGATTTATAATTTTTTGCGATTAGCCTTCCAAAAAGGGCAGTTTGATATTATCCCCATGCTGTTTGCCGGCAAAACCACCCTGGAAAATTTAAACACGATTGTGGATATGCACGAAGATGGCTTGGTGATTGCACCGCGTTATGTACCACCACAATTCACCGACCCCGCCGCCTTAGCAGCTTGGGCAGCGTATTCAACCAGCTTATCGAGCTTGAGCATGCGCAAGATGGAAGGTGACTTTAAAAGCTTATTGCGGGAATAAAAAAAGAGCTGCAACTGCAGCTCTCTTAAATAAAGCGAAACGCGAATAGTCTAACCGGCACAAGCGAAGCCCATTGCGGTCATCCCGCACCAATTGTAAACAGACCCTAAAGTTTTTCATGATAATGACTTTCCAAATACTCGCTCACTTGCGCCTTAGGCAAGCTGATCACATTCGCCAAGTGCTTGACCGTGATCACATAATAAATCGAGTGATTCCAGGCATACAACACTTTGTAATTTTTAAACAACATAAAAAACTGATCGCCGAGCTTTACCACAGACACTTGCTCACGCTTGTAAGCCGACACATCCTGATCAGCCACAAGACCGCGCTGCAACCAAAACGCCAGCGGGAAGTGATGGCGCGTGCCAAGCAAGGAGTACGGCACGTGTGATTTAAAGCGCACCGGCATCACGATCGGCTTCTTATATTCCCAGCCGTAACGATGCAAAGAATAGGCAATCGAACCCAACACATCCGGCGTGCTGTGCCAGATATCTTTTTTACCGTCGTGATTAAAATCCACGGCATAGTCATAATAATGCGTGGGCATAAACTGCGGCTGACCCATCGCACCGGCCCAAGAACCCTTAAGGTCTTTGAAATCCACATCGCCACGCTGAACAATTTTCAAGGCATAGCGTAATTCTTTGTAAAAATACGTCGAGCGCGGCGAATCGTAAATCAACGTGGCTAGTGTCGAAATCTCGGGGAATTTTCCTTCCACACGACCATAGCTTGACTCCAAACCCAATAGAGCCACCACGTATTTACCCTGAACATGGTAACGCGCCTCAACTTGCTTGAGCAGCGCGGCATGCTGTTGCATGTATTCATAACCTGCGCTGATACGCCCTGGCACCATCATGTGCTTCAAATACCCTTGCAATGTTAGCTTCACCTCCGGCTGATGTTTGGACTTATACACCGTGCGGTGGTAATAACGCACCCCCTCAAAGGCTTCATTCACCAAATGCGCCGAAAAGCCATCGTGCTCTAAACGTTGCTTGAGCGATTGAACAAACACGGGGAACGGCGGTTTGGCCGGTGTTGCACTCGCAAAAGCCAGCACGAAAAACCCCAAAGTGACAATAACTGCAATGATGCGCATGAGATTCATATTCCTTTGAAAAAAGTGATAGTAACGGGCATTGGCAGCGATTGCAAAAACTCTACTCATACACAAA
This window harbors:
- a CDS encoding deoxyribodipyrimidine photolyase, translated to MSSIIVWFRRDLRLVDHAALQYAASSGLSVLPLYIYDESDQGEAQNWWLHHSLTTLENTLAKRGVQLILRSGDPKTIFAELIKSHKVNAVVWHRVYEPAWLEKDKRLKDWLIEQSVECKVFQGNYLHAPGQVLNGQGEYFKVFTPFWRALRRQIVLHPVKRLGSLAQAKPAASELLDDWRLLPEKPNWAKSFEPHWQPGEIGAKKAFERFVEEGLADYATGRDIPAIRATSHLSPHLHFGEISVNQLCIELLALSSESPHLSAAIEKFLSEMGWREFSMSLLHYNPDLPSKNFKPLFNGMAWSKSDKAFEQWCRGQTGYPIVDAGMRELWVTGTMHNRVRMVVASFLIKHLLIDWRRGEQWFWDTLLDADLANNSASWQWVAGCGADAAPYFRMFNPVLQGEKFDAQGEYVRRWVPEIADLPNKYVHQPWAASEKILESAGVKLGRNYPEPMVDHKMARDRALAAYQALK
- a CDS encoding flavohemoglobin expression-modulating QEGLA motif protein, with translation MLRKAKTTTKSTIKQIKTSLPKPIKKIPIDGVRINGKLLTKEQKIIRKLSDRIVRAQRPIRILEAIRWEDDVRRTFFKSKFKKLPKVNAAYYKKKKIAYNFDEKIGEFEHIEAKIRSQLGQFCSASRMMQAMCQEYVSVLKMLKSRGTPDFGLYSSHLYGSTSDALYAGAPKLRDIAANIAETLENIAGQAKNKRDDKRYSAKEAAAIMQTKLRHYFHAHEHRIKVSASSDIVADAAAGAEQIKMNSKVRFSDRNIRQLEVHEGWVHLGTTLNGLEQPICTFLSKGTPSATITQEGLAIIVEVLSLSCYPSRVARINNRVIATDMAQNGADFIEVFNYFMEHAHDEHEAYNNTARIFRGSTANGKPFTKDLAYTKGFISIYNFLRLAFQKGQFDIIPMLFAGKTTLENLNTIVDMHEDGLVIAPRYVPPQFTDPAALAAWAAYSTSLSSLSMRKMEGDFKSLLRE